The following proteins come from a genomic window of Acetivibrio cellulolyticus CD2:
- a CDS encoding AAA family ATPase: MPYLKRITIKWEKVDNKNCYPFNIPSINGLNSLEITKNVTFLVGENGSGKSTFLEAIAQNCGFSVKGGSRNSLLSDEVDDLSLASVLSLSWLPKVSNGFFLRAESFYNYASYIDEVEADIADPMERYAAYGGKSLHKQSHGESFLALLQNRFRGRGIYLLDEPEAALSPQRQLVLLRIIRQLERIGKAQFLIATHSPILMAYPDADILCFDQSPIKAVQYEETEHYQITRGFLNNRHKVLEELFSEE, encoded by the coding sequence GTGCCGTATTTAAAAAGAATAACTATTAAATGGGAAAAGGTAGACAATAAAAATTGCTACCCTTTCAATATACCATCAATAAATGGATTGAATTCTCTTGAAATAACTAAAAATGTAACTTTCCTGGTAGGAGAAAACGGCTCTGGAAAATCGACTTTCCTTGAAGCTATCGCTCAAAACTGCGGATTTAGCGTAAAGGGTGGAAGCCGAAATAGTTTACTGTCTGATGAAGTTGATGACTTATCACTTGCGTCGGTATTAAGCCTATCCTGGCTTCCAAAAGTCTCTAACGGATTTTTCTTGAGGGCTGAGTCCTTCTATAATTACGCAAGTTATATTGATGAAGTCGAGGCGGATATCGCTGATCCAATGGAAAGGTATGCTGCCTATGGTGGGAAGTCGCTCCATAAACAGTCTCATGGTGAGTCTTTTCTAGCGCTTCTTCAGAATAGATTCAGAGGCAGAGGAATATATCTTCTAGACGAACCGGAAGCCGCCCTTTCGCCGCAAAGACAGCTCGTATTACTACGCATAATCAGGCAATTGGAAAGAATCGGGAAAGCACAGTTTTTGATTGCTACCCATTCACCGATTTTGATGGCATACCCTGATGCAGACATTCTTTGTTTTGATCAATCTCCTATAAAGGCGGTTCAATATGAAGAAACTGAACATTATCAGATTACAAGAGGATTCCTTAACAACAGACATAAAGTGCTTGAAGAGCTATTTTCAGAGGAGTAG
- a CDS encoding motility protein A, with the protein MDIATIIGVIFGLFCIIWSILLGGSILTFWDLPSVVVVVGGGIAASLISYKLAEVKLIMKVVVKVFIGKESSPIDTIKQMIELSQKARRDGLLSLEAEQENIKDEFLKESLQLVVDGVEPEIIVESMDLEIENMKARHDKGTGLFKTMAAQFPAWGMIGTLIGLIQLLKSLDDPSKIGPAMAVALITTFYGSVLANFICNPIANKLSLKSKEEIREKRMVIEGVLSIQAGENPKILEHKLKTFLSPKQKHEYENTLTDGSEKQDGRNG; encoded by the coding sequence ATGGATATAGCTACAATTATAGGAGTAATCTTCGGACTTTTTTGCATAATATGGTCAATACTTCTTGGTGGAAGCATCCTAACTTTTTGGGATTTACCATCAGTTGTTGTTGTTGTTGGAGGAGGTATTGCTGCCAGTCTCATTTCATATAAGTTAGCTGAAGTAAAATTAATAATGAAAGTAGTAGTCAAGGTGTTTATTGGGAAAGAATCGTCTCCAATAGATACAATAAAGCAGATGATAGAGCTATCTCAAAAGGCTAGGCGAGATGGTTTGTTATCGCTTGAAGCGGAACAGGAAAACATAAAGGATGAGTTTTTAAAGGAATCCCTGCAGCTTGTAGTTGATGGTGTAGAACCTGAAATTATAGTAGAGTCAATGGATTTGGAAATTGAGAATATGAAAGCAAGGCATGATAAAGGGACCGGACTTTTCAAAACAATGGCAGCTCAGTTTCCTGCCTGGGGGATGATAGGTACTCTAATAGGTCTTATCCAATTACTAAAAAGTCTTGATGATCCATCAAAGATTGGTCCAGCTATGGCAGTAGCATTAATAACTACTTTCTATGGAAGTGTACTTGCTAACTTTATATGTAATCCTATTGCAAACAAGCTTTCATTGAAAAGCAAAGAAGAAATACGGGAGAAAAGAATGGTTATAGAGGGTGTTCTGTCTATACAGGCAGGTGAAAATCCAAAGATCCTAGAGCATAAGCTAAAGACATTCCTATCACCAAAACAAAAGCATGAATACGAGAATACGCTTACAGATGGGAGTGAAAAACAGGATGGTAGAAATGGTTAA
- a CDS encoding flagellar motor protein MotB yields the protein MSKTNRKSLPEDDPPEGAPEWMTTYSDLVTLLLTFFILLFSMASVDSKKFEEVAYSLRSAFMNLSNGETFYNNNGKDIVSIFEENMVDDIDTNETNNESKSGSNADYDTENKQKAITEFKEEVQALISGLKIDEYVHVVDVKTSVILRIDSAILFDVGKADIKESGKDTLKKVGELMDKLNTNIAVMGHTDNIPINTSLFPSNWELSTRRATNVVVFLVNECNLNPTKLTATGNGEFRPIAPNDSEENRQKNRRVDIVIDK from the coding sequence ATGAGTAAAACGAATAGAAAGAGCCTTCCCGAAGATGATCCGCCAGAGGGTGCTCCTGAATGGATGACAACATACAGTGATTTGGTTACACTTTTGTTGACTTTTTTTATACTACTTTTTTCTATGGCCTCTGTTGATAGTAAAAAATTTGAAGAAGTAGCATATTCACTTCGATCAGCTTTTATGAATTTGAGCAATGGGGAGACTTTCTATAATAACAATGGAAAAGATATAGTTAGCATTTTTGAAGAAAATATGGTCGATGACATTGACACAAATGAAACCAATAATGAAAGTAAAAGTGGCAGTAATGCAGATTATGATACTGAAAATAAACAAAAAGCAATAACAGAGTTTAAGGAAGAAGTTCAAGCTCTTATTTCAGGATTGAAAATAGATGAGTATGTCCATGTAGTAGATGTAAAAACATCAGTTATACTCAGGATTGATTCTGCAATATTATTTGATGTGGGTAAAGCTGACATAAAGGAGTCTGGAAAGGATACTCTCAAAAAAGTTGGCGAATTAATGGATAAGCTTAACACTAATATAGCAGTGATGGGACATACTGATAATATACCAATTAACACCAGCCTTTTTCCTTCTAATTGGGAATTATCCACAAGAAGGGCAACAAATGTAGTGGTATTTCTTGTAAATGAGTGTAACCTGAATCCAACCAAACTAACAGCAACAGGAAATGGTGAGTTTAGACCCATAGCACCAAATGATTCAGAAGAAAACAGACAAAAGAATAGAAGAGTTGATATTGTTATTGATAAATAA
- a CDS encoding alpha/beta hydrolase, translated as MNPIKRIALKALSYSRKNLKKYYKIKRKLQNVANIFFRKRYKLMDHKIMTGDREIPVRIFSPKRKTNSGVLVFFHGGGWVTGNIDFYTHVCANMSNQTGNTVISVDYLLAPEHPFPEGLEDCYNVAREIFQNLDLLKYKASDITLIGDSAGGNLAAAVSLMARDKGEFMPGKQILIYPSTYNDHTENSPFPSIRENGKDFLLTSRQIQDYMDLYAPKAEDRFSPYLAPLLAKDLSNQPDTLIITAEYDPLRDEGEAYGLRLKEFGNKVKMHRMKDAVHGFFSLPWKSEYVIRSYEIINWFLSSSNARSEELL; from the coding sequence ATGAACCCTATTAAAAGGATTGCATTAAAAGCTTTGTCTTATTCGCGTAAAAATCTGAAAAAGTATTATAAAATTAAACGTAAGCTGCAGAATGTAGCAAATATATTTTTCAGAAAAAGATACAAACTAATGGACCATAAAATCATGACAGGAGACAGGGAAATTCCTGTGCGTATTTTTAGTCCCAAAAGAAAAACAAATTCCGGTGTTCTTGTTTTTTTTCATGGAGGGGGCTGGGTGACTGGAAATATTGATTTCTATACTCATGTGTGTGCCAACATGTCAAATCAAACAGGAAACACGGTTATTTCTGTAGATTACCTTCTTGCGCCGGAACATCCATTTCCTGAGGGGCTTGAGGATTGTTACAACGTAGCAAGGGAAATTTTTCAGAATCTTGATTTGCTGAAGTATAAAGCAAGTGATATTACATTAATTGGAGATAGTGCTGGTGGCAATCTTGCTGCTGCAGTTTCACTGATGGCAAGGGATAAGGGCGAATTTATGCCGGGAAAACAGATACTTATCTATCCGTCCACATATAATGATCACACAGAGAACTCTCCATTTCCTTCAATACGGGAAAATGGAAAGGATTTTTTATTAACTTCAAGGCAAATACAAGATTATATGGACCTTTATGCTCCTAAGGCAGAGGATCGTTTCAGTCCTTATCTTGCGCCATTGCTGGCGAAAGATCTTTCAAATCAGCCGGATACCTTGATTATTACGGCGGAATATGATCCTTTAAGAGATGAGGGAGAGGCATATGGACTACGATTAAAGGAGTTTGGCAATAAAGTGAAGATGCATCGTATGAAGGATGCTGTTCACGGCTTTTTTTCCTTACCATGGAAATCGGAATATGTTATCAGAAGTTATGAGATTATTAATTGGTTTTTAAGCAGCAGCAATGCCAGAAGCGAGGAATTGTTATGA
- a CDS encoding DUF6320 domain-containing protein, whose product MILCNNCKVYIRDGKSICPLCGNFLSEDSQGTKGEEIYPVIPPAYERHLVIRILVFISIVAIVISYIIFKIFPTSVNWPMFVVFGLISMWLSITDALRKRHNITKSIIWQVIIVSMLTIFWDWKIGWRGWSLDYVIPILCIAAILVMYVTAKVMKLSTGNYIAYFLVGGLFGIVPVLFILFDLVNVDVPSIISVAVSVIFLSAILIFQGENIKAELQKRMHI is encoded by the coding sequence ATGATATTATGCAACAACTGTAAGGTTTATATAAGAGATGGTAAATCAATATGCCCATTATGCGGCAATTTCCTGTCGGAAGATAGTCAAGGTACTAAAGGGGAGGAGATTTATCCCGTAATACCACCTGCATATGAACGGCATTTGGTTATCCGTATTTTAGTATTTATTTCGATAGTAGCAATTGTAATCAGCTATATTATTTTTAAAATATTTCCGACAAGCGTCAATTGGCCCATGTTTGTAGTGTTCGGCTTAATCAGCATGTGGCTTAGCATTACTGATGCCTTGCGTAAAAGGCATAATATCACAAAGTCAATTATTTGGCAGGTTATCATTGTATCGATGCTTACTATCTTTTGGGACTGGAAAATAGGTTGGAGGGGCTGGTCTTTGGATTATGTTATTCCGATTTTATGTATAGCTGCCATACTTGTGATGTATGTAACTGCAAAGGTAATGAAACTCAGTACCGGAAATTATATTGCATATTTTTTGGTAGGAGGATTATTTGGTATTGTTCCCGTTTTATTTATTTTGTTTGATCTTGTAAATGTGGACGTGCCTTCAATAATCTCCGTTGCTGTAAGTGTTATATTTCTTTCTGCCATACTTATTTTTCAGGGAGAAAATATTAAAGCGGAGCTGCAAAAAAGGATGCATATATAA
- a CDS encoding GDYXXLXY domain-containing protein: MKNNIKLYLFITLAVLQLLIPAQMILSHELTLLYGQEYKFHVEPADPYDPFRGKYLYINAENTEFTVNDAQNYHPDQVIYVLIENDANGFTKFSGISLTRPESGAYIKSKITYITDDKNSNSKKTLHFSVPFDRYYMPENDAPAAEKLYNEKTSGNSIKDVYVVVKIHKGTAVLDKLYIGNKTIEEYLKQ, translated from the coding sequence ATGAAAAATAATATTAAGCTCTATCTTTTTATAACCCTTGCAGTTCTTCAATTGCTCATTCCAGCTCAGATGATACTTTCACATGAATTGACATTACTATATGGTCAGGAATACAAATTTCATGTTGAACCGGCAGACCCTTATGACCCATTTAGAGGAAAGTATCTATATATAAATGCCGAAAATACTGAATTTACTGTTAACGATGCTCAAAATTATCATCCAGATCAGGTTATCTATGTACTAATTGAAAACGATGCAAACGGTTTCACTAAGTTTTCAGGGATCTCACTAACTCGTCCTGAATCGGGTGCTTATATTAAATCAAAGATAACCTATATTACAGATGATAAAAACAGTAATTCAAAAAAGACGCTACATTTTTCAGTTCCGTTTGATAGATATTATATGCCGGAAAACGATGCTCCTGCAGCCGAAAAGCTATATAACGAGAAAACTTCTGGAAATAGTATTAAAGATGTTTACGTTGTAGTTAAAATTCACAAAGGCACAGCAGTACTTGATAAACTTTATATTGGTAACAAAACTATAGAAGAATACTTGAAACAATAA
- a CDS encoding DUF2157 domain-containing protein produces the protein MNIKNIKWLYSELPKLAAGGAIPEESIQKIKTYYGEPEEANWLKILLGIFGTLGAILIGSGIILLFARNWDELNITARTILSLAPLIIAQILCGWVLLKKKNSFVWAESSTAFLTLAVGAGISLISQTYNISGDIANFIITWMLLILPLIYIFDAVTPAGFYLTGITFWAGFSQAEGGNAALYWLLFAALVPFLIKKLKAKTLSNRSVILLWMMSIDLCIALGIVLEKVLPGLWIVIYSSYFTVLLLVDMLSEREPEFLWQKPLSVVGTLGTIVMSFIFTFKFFWEDIGWDYYRHENEFNGFAGIIDYILVFLLLASALFLFYKNARRKDFISTLYSTSPLLAAICYIIGSISDLNTLPALLYNIFVFVLGVGTIIYGINKQKLGPTNGGMLVITLLIIMRFFDSDLGFLERGISFILVGTGFIVSNIVLLKKRKEVSVDEK, from the coding sequence ATGAATATAAAAAATATCAAATGGTTGTATTCCGAATTGCCTAAACTAGCAGCTGGCGGAGCCATACCTGAAGAAAGTATTCAGAAAATCAAAACATACTATGGTGAGCCTGAAGAAGCTAATTGGCTTAAAATTCTTCTTGGAATATTTGGTACATTAGGAGCTATATTAATTGGAAGCGGTATCATACTATTATTCGCGCGCAACTGGGATGAACTCAATATTACTGCAAGAACAATCCTTTCACTTGCTCCGCTGATTATTGCTCAGATATTATGCGGATGGGTATTGCTAAAAAAGAAAAACTCCTTCGTGTGGGCAGAAAGCTCTACAGCATTCCTTACGCTGGCTGTTGGAGCAGGAATATCTTTGATTAGCCAAACCTATAATATATCTGGAGATATTGCAAACTTTATTATTACCTGGATGCTTTTGATTCTTCCGCTGATTTACATTTTCGATGCAGTTACACCGGCAGGCTTCTATCTTACAGGTATAACTTTCTGGGCTGGTTTTTCCCAAGCTGAGGGTGGAAATGCTGCCCTTTACTGGCTGTTGTTTGCAGCCCTTGTACCATTTCTAATTAAAAAGTTAAAGGCAAAAACCCTCTCGAACCGTTCCGTAATACTGCTATGGATGATGTCTATTGACCTCTGCATTGCATTAGGTATAGTCCTTGAAAAAGTTCTTCCAGGCTTATGGATTGTTATTTACAGCAGTTATTTTACTGTTCTTCTGCTGGTTGATATGCTTTCAGAAAGAGAACCTGAGTTTCTCTGGCAAAAACCATTGTCTGTTGTTGGAACTCTAGGTACTATTGTTATGTCATTCATATTTACATTCAAATTCTTTTGGGAGGATATCGGCTGGGATTACTACCGCCATGAAAATGAATTTAACGGTTTTGCAGGTATTATTGATTATATTCTTGTATTCTTACTGCTTGCGTCTGCGCTTTTCCTCTTCTATAAAAATGCAAGAAGAAAGGACTTTATATCCACATTGTACAGTACTTCACCACTGCTGGCAGCAATATGTTATATTATAGGATCTATAAGTGATTTAAATACTTTACCTGCGCTTTTATACAATATTTTCGTATTTGTTCTCGGCGTCGGAACCATTATCTATGGAATAAATAAGCAGAAACTCGGCCCAACAAATGGCGGTATGCTTGTTATAACACTATTGATAATTATGCGGTTCTTTGACAGTGATCTTGGATTCCTAGAACGAGGTATATCTTTTATACTTGTAGGAACAGGCTTTATTGTCTCAAATATCGTGTTGCTTAAAAAGAGGAAGGAAGTGAGTGTAGATGAAAAATAA
- a CDS encoding BtrH N-terminal domain-containing protein — protein sequence MLNIKPININGNNCIDSFLFSYAISLQREAPMVFSEDIGFLYSPADPEHPEVLGNRISTGLKLKFPLFEKYCGIKSDMHPPSSYEDILRVIKENLEQQRPVAVYIDAFWCPWHKFYNKVHDDHFCLVIGIDSESNLTCIDPGLYIENTCTLPFDFFKNGFGYYMTFQVSTITEKLDYTSVLKASLERAITSKSTENIRQFAEDIKFKLNMTEEFKDFKAKSSWSVDLLKNLEQISGARENYAKFLGYISEKCKEPRLSNFSADLLELQTKWQMVKVQLTKCYFMKSIEASIQSIYNLLYDISHIEEELINALYAVAASRYKEPEKSIRSKINIIRSINQTRRKAFIFCDKLYCFFVNIIRKRFSNSD from the coding sequence ATGCTAAATATTAAGCCAATTAATATAAACGGTAACAACTGTATTGACAGTTTCTTATTTTCTTACGCAATAAGTTTACAAAGGGAAGCCCCTATGGTTTTCAGCGAAGATATAGGTTTTTTATATTCACCTGCCGATCCTGAGCACCCCGAAGTATTGGGTAACAGGATCAGCACAGGACTCAAACTAAAATTCCCCTTGTTTGAGAAATACTGTGGAATAAAATCAGATATGCATCCGCCTAGCAGTTATGAAGATATACTGCGTGTTATCAAAGAAAATTTAGAACAGCAAAGGCCTGTTGCAGTATATATTGATGCCTTCTGGTGCCCATGGCATAAATTTTACAATAAAGTACATGATGATCATTTTTGTCTTGTTATTGGAATAGATTCAGAAAGCAATTTGACCTGTATTGATCCTGGGCTGTATATCGAAAACACATGTACCCTTCCATTTGATTTTTTTAAGAATGGCTTTGGGTACTATATGACCTTTCAAGTTAGCACAATAACTGAAAAACTTGATTATACTTCCGTTCTGAAAGCTTCACTTGAAAGAGCAATAACCTCAAAATCAACAGAGAACATAAGACAATTTGCCGAGGATATCAAATTTAAGCTAAATATGACAGAAGAATTTAAAGATTTTAAAGCAAAATCCTCGTGGAGTGTTGATTTGCTCAAAAATTTGGAGCAAATATCTGGTGCAAGGGAGAATTATGCTAAATTTTTAGGATATATTTCAGAAAAATGCAAGGAGCCACGTTTGTCAAATTTCTCTGCGGATCTTTTGGAATTACAAACCAAGTGGCAAATGGTCAAAGTTCAGTTAACGAAATGCTACTTTATGAAGTCTATAGAAGCCAGTATACAATCCATTTATAATCTACTTTACGACATATCACATATCGAGGAGGAGTTAATCAATGCCTTATATGCTGTAGCAGCCAGCCGATATAAAGAACCCGAAAAATCCATACGCAGTAAGATAAATATAATTCGAAGCATAAATCAGACGCGCAGAAAAGCATTTATTTTTTGCGATAAACTTTATTGCTTTTTTGTAAATATAATAAGAAAACGATTTAGTAATTCCGATTAG
- a CDS encoding acyl carrier protein, whose product MEEKIMDFICTLKGDPSIREKFGSQSDIVQDIGLDSLQLINFILKVEDEFDIEIDFEDFDLSHLSSIDAFCSFISERKQ is encoded by the coding sequence ATGGAAGAAAAAATAATGGACTTTATATGTACTTTAAAAGGGGACCCATCAATTAGAGAAAAATTCGGAAGCCAGTCTGATATTGTTCAGGATATAGGCCTTGATTCGCTTCAATTGATCAATTTTATTTTAAAGGTCGAGGATGAGTTTGATATAGAAATTGATTTTGAAGACTTTGATTTGTCGCACTTGAGCTCAATTGATGCTTTTTGCAGCTTTATATCTGAAAGGAAACAGTGA
- a CDS encoding glycosyltransferase family protein, with protein sequence MGNNTVTILCSGFGLGFYTPGLIINYNLKKKQVDTEVLVFENYIVKDKKEHINDSKKAYHENFSVALIAQKLPRDMKQSIDENAVEELLLGWKKEDRCNFIVLSGHWVYILDRYCEMIKPKKVNVDLLYIDSELSPSWKSLKKYNPEYSSRYHEKWIVNAEKMEACFKIPVTERSPIPFRQRRNSIVIHGGGWGMGTYQSKIPELEEQSFSLDIVAYEQSEAKDQKPGNRYFMNDPSWSAWNRNENGEYGFPPLGEIKEGEKPVFTSKEEYHRWFDVTCEAKAIVSKPGGGTMIDSLSSGTPIVFLEPFGKHEKKNAELWEQLGFGIQYDKWRESGYSMDVLERLHENIIRAKDSIPDYVCDYIKNLTARGES encoded by the coding sequence ATGGGGAATAATACAGTAACTATCTTGTGCTCAGGATTTGGGCTTGGTTTTTATACGCCTGGGCTCATAATAAATTATAATCTTAAAAAGAAGCAAGTTGATACAGAAGTACTGGTTTTCGAAAATTATATAGTCAAAGATAAAAAGGAACATATTAATGACAGTAAGAAGGCATATCATGAAAACTTTTCAGTTGCACTGATTGCGCAAAAACTTCCCAGGGATATGAAGCAAAGCATCGATGAAAATGCGGTGGAAGAGCTTTTGTTAGGTTGGAAGAAAGAAGACAGGTGTAATTTTATCGTACTTTCCGGACATTGGGTATATATCCTTGATCGGTACTGTGAAATGATAAAGCCCAAAAAAGTGAATGTAGACCTGTTATATATTGATTCTGAATTATCTCCTTCATGGAAAAGCCTTAAAAAATACAATCCGGAATATAGCAGTCGGTATCATGAAAAATGGATCGTTAACGCTGAAAAAATGGAAGCTTGCTTTAAAATTCCGGTTACCGAGAGGTCTCCAATTCCTTTCAGGCAGAGAAGAAACAGTATTGTAATTCATGGTGGAGGCTGGGGAATGGGTACATACCAGAGTAAAATACCTGAACTGGAAGAACAGAGCTTTTCACTGGATATTGTTGCATATGAACAAAGTGAAGCTAAAGATCAAAAGCCGGGAAACAGGTATTTTATGAATGATCCTTCCTGGTCTGCATGGAATAGAAATGAAAATGGAGAATATGGTTTTCCGCCGTTAGGAGAGATCAAGGAAGGCGAAAAGCCAGTGTTTACCAGTAAGGAAGAATACCACAGGTGGTTTGATGTTACTTGTGAAGCGAAAGCGATCGTAAGCAAACCGGGTGGAGGTACGATGATTGACTCATTGTCATCCGGGACCCCTATCGTATTTCTTGAGCCCTTTGGAAAACATGAAAAAAAGAATGCTGAATTGTGGGAGCAATTAGGTTTTGGAATTCAGTATGATAAATGGAGAGAATCAGGCTACTCAATGGATGTGCTTGAAAGATTGCATGAGAATATTATCAGGGCAAAGGATAGCATACCTGATTATGTATGCGACTACATAAAGAATTTAACTGCCAGGGGGGAAAGTTGA
- a CDS encoding radical SAM/SPASM domain-containing protein → MQPQTGMKLDQKEFDVLKRTIRNMAVSRRERKKNSEFATYLPESVGLKLTNRCNLRCKHCFQWNESGYHRFMDHDCQSLDMDIDLFNKILVETQEIKSRLYLWGGEPLYHSDFDRIAGLLENNPREMAMCTNATLLEEKMDAVCKISSQLELLIGVEGFEEENDEIRGKGTFSKAMKGIESLKRLRKQGLFKGKISVHTVVNDKMSGKLYSLMEYFEEMGIDMVMICFPWYISEECSENMDCFFSEKFEWLNKLDLNEKRSWNAFKYKLDPGNIGPLMKELEKINEKVWRNRIRYQPDLEFDEIEDFVMGRDISRSKTRKCLAISNRMDVDPDGTVSACKFFSEFKIGNIKDSSVYDLWNCESFKKVRSLVNAGLMPVCSKCSALYLHGLHEV, encoded by the coding sequence ATGCAGCCACAAACAGGTATGAAGCTTGATCAGAAAGAATTTGATGTACTTAAAAGGACCATAAGAAATATGGCCGTTTCAAGGAGAGAAAGAAAAAAGAATTCAGAATTTGCGACGTATCTACCCGAATCGGTAGGCCTTAAATTGACAAACAGATGCAATTTAAGGTGCAAACATTGTTTTCAGTGGAATGAGTCAGGCTACCATCGGTTTATGGATCATGACTGCCAGTCTCTGGATATGGATATTGACTTATTCAATAAGATTCTTGTGGAGACTCAAGAAATAAAATCAAGGCTCTATTTATGGGGAGGAGAACCTTTATACCACAGTGACTTTGACCGGATTGCGGGATTGCTTGAAAATAATCCGAGAGAAATGGCAATGTGCACAAATGCGACCTTACTCGAAGAAAAAATGGACGCAGTATGTAAGATTTCTTCCCAACTGGAACTATTGATAGGTGTGGAAGGCTTTGAAGAGGAAAATGATGAAATCAGGGGAAAGGGAACGTTTTCAAAGGCAATGAAAGGAATAGAAAGCCTGAAGCGTTTGAGGAAACAGGGTTTATTTAAAGGGAAGATCTCTGTACATACCGTTGTCAACGACAAAATGTCAGGGAAATTGTATTCACTTATGGAGTACTTTGAAGAGATGGGAATTGATATGGTTATGATTTGTTTCCCATGGTATATTTCTGAAGAATGTTCAGAAAATATGGACTGCTTTTTTTCTGAAAAGTTTGAATGGTTAAATAAACTTGATCTTAATGAGAAAAGGAGTTGGAATGCCTTTAAGTATAAGCTTGATCCTGGGAATATCGGTCCATTGATGAAGGAACTTGAGAAAATTAATGAAAAGGTATGGAGAAACCGCATTCGTTACCAACCGGACCTTGAGTTTGATGAGATTGAGGATTTTGTAATGGGCAGGGATATATCTAGAAGTAAGACCAGGAAATGCCTTGCTATTTCAAACCGCATGGATGTTGATCCTGACGGAACCGTTTCTGCATGTAAATTCTTTTCAGAGTTTAAGATTGGCAATATAAAGGATTCCAGCGTTTATGATCTATGGAACTGCGAAAGCTTTAAAAAAGTAAGAAGCTTAGTCAACGCCGGCTTGATGCCCGTATGTTCGAAATGTAGTGCTTTATACCTGCATGGGCTGCATGAGGTATGA
- a CDS encoding Gfo/Idh/MocA family protein: MECGKLNVGIMGCARITSNVIIEPSKELGGLSLYGVASRSRAKAQEYADEFGIAKVFDSYEALLSDPAIDFVYIALPNHVHGKWIEEAVKAGKHVFVEKPLCLKSGEIPSIKKALTENRVELLEGLMIQHHPWQDFVKQLVHGRKYGGLKRVSTKLCIVPKYDYKESYRSIPEMGGGAFYDLSCYWLQFLQHIIGLETCENFLGKSGFSGPNGCDWTFDAALRYRGGIEAEFLCSFEMPYKACHVLEFENATVRIKDFFRCILGCYKLTVEIEETDSKSIEKVVFDAQSYYISQLKYFVDVLLGNKKGINDDLLRQSFERVRLMEEIMASAKQGE; the protein is encoded by the coding sequence ATGGAGTGCGGTAAATTAAATGTTGGTATCATGGGGTGTGCAAGGATAACTTCGAATGTAATAATTGAGCCGTCAAAGGAATTAGGAGGATTAAGTCTCTATGGCGTAGCAAGCCGCAGCCGTGCAAAAGCTCAAGAATATGCGGATGAATTCGGAATAGCTAAGGTGTTTGACAGCTATGAGGCACTCTTGAGTGATCCGGCAATTGATTTTGTTTATATTGCGCTTCCAAACCATGTGCATGGTAAGTGGATTGAAGAAGCTGTAAAAGCCGGAAAGCACGTGTTTGTGGAAAAGCCTCTTTGCTTAAAAAGCGGGGAGATTCCGTCAATAAAGAAGGCTCTCACTGAAAACCGGGTTGAATTGCTTGAAGGCCTTATGATTCAACATCATCCGTGGCAGGATTTTGTAAAGCAGCTTGTGCACGGAAGGAAATATGGAGGCTTAAAACGAGTATCAACCAAGCTTTGCATTGTTCCAAAATATGATTATAAAGAGAGCTACCGGAGCATACCTGAAATGGGGGGAGGAGCTTTTTACGATCTCTCATGTTATTGGCTCCAGTTTCTGCAACATATCATAGGTTTGGAAACTTGTGAAAATTTCTTAGGAAAATCCGGGTTTAGCGGTCCAAATGGCTGTGACTGGACTTTTGATGCTGCCTTAAGGTATCGAGGAGGAATTGAAGCAGAATTTCTATGTTCTTTTGAAATGCCTTACAAAGCTTGTCATGTGCTTGAGTTTGAAAACGCGACTGTAAGGATCAAGGATTTTTTTAGATGTATACTGGGCTGCTATAAACTTACAGTTGAAATTGAAGAGACTGACTCAAAAAGCATAGAAAAAGTAGTGTTTGATGCTCAAAGTTATTATATAAGCCAATTAAAATATTTTGTTGACGTGCTCCTTGGCAATAAAAAGGGAATAAACGATGACCTGCTCCGGCAGTCATTTGAACGGGTACGATTAATGGAAGAGATCATGGCAAGTGCAAAACAGGGGGAATAA